The genomic DNA CGCtcgatagctaacgttagctctgCGAGATTCGCTTTTGTCGCGGACTTTGAATAAGCAAAAAGCGCTAGTGTGTTTGCGTTTAAATTCATTTCAAAATGTGCACTGCTTGTTAATTTGTATTATAGATAGTTTACTAGCTAGCGTTAGCGAAATGGCTTATTCATAGAATGGCTACCAACCCAGGCTCCCGATGCGTTAAAGCAGCAGGCCGCATGCCTAACTAGCAAGTAACGGTAGGCCATTTCTGAGTGTAGTAGTAGACCTGACCTGCCATGGCTAGCAATGATCCCCATTTGCTTCTAATCCAGTGTGTTTCCCTCGTATTACATTCAGTCTCCCCGTGAGCCGGAGCAGCTCCGCAAGCTCTTCATTGGTGGGCTGAGCTTCGAGACTACCGACGAGAGTTTGCGGACCCATTTTGAAAGATGGGGATCCCTAACAGATTGTGTGGTGAGTATTGCATTGCTTTTCTAatacggaacaaaaatataaactcaaccaTTTCATAGTTATTTTTTTAATGAGTTACTGTTCATATAGATGAAATACATTCATTGCACTACACACCCTAGtacaattccaggctgtatcacaaccggtcatgattgggagtcccataggacggcacacaattggcccagcgtcattagggtttggccgggttaggctgtcattgtaaacaataatttgttctttactgacttgcctagtacatttttatttatttaacatctTTTGGTTAAAGATGCCTTtaaaaatgggcctcacaatgggcctcaggatcttgtcacagtaTTTTTGTgctttcaaattgccattgataaaatacaATGCTgcttgttgtctgtagcttatgcctgcccataccataaccccactcatcatggggcactctgttcacaacgttgacatcggaaaaccgctcgcccacacaacgccatacacgtggtctgcggttgttatGCTGTTTGGACGTCTCAGATGATCTAAAATTACGTTGGAatcggcttatggtagagaaattatctggcaacagtgctggtgaacattcctgcagtcagcatgccaattgcacgctccctcaacttgagacatctgtggtgttgtgacacaactgcacattttagtggccaaTTGTCCCCAAcccatcattttaaaaggctaattgatcattagaaaacccttttgcaattatgttatcaCAGCTGAGAactgttctgatttaaagaagcaataaactggcctcagactagttgagtatttggagtatcagtatttgtgggttcgattacaggctcaaaatggccagaacaATAGACAaaaaactcgtcagtctattcttgttctgagaaatgaaggctattccatgtgagaaattaccaagaaactgaagatctcgtacaacgctatgtactactcccttcacagaacagcgcaaactgtctctaaccagaatagaaaggagtgggaggccccagtgcacaactgagcaagaggacaggtGCATTAGtgtcctcacaagtcctcaactggcagcttcattaaatagtacccgcaaaacactagACTCAACTTCAAccgtgaagaggcaactccgggatgcggtgttcctctgtccagtgtttgtgttcttttgcccatgttaatattctttttattggccagtctgagatatggctttttctttcgAACTCTGCCtcggccagcatcctggagtcgtcgaacagctcaaataagccgAGAGAAACAACTtcacattactttaagacatgaaggaagtgaatctggaaaatgtcaagaactttgacagTTCTTTCACTTGCAATTGCAAAAGCCATGATGgcactggttctcatgaggaccaccacaggaaaggaaaacccagagttgcctctgctgcagaggattggTTCATTCGATTtgccagcctcagattgcagcccaaataaatgcttcacagagttcaagtagcagacacatctcaacctcgactgttcagaggagacggcgtgaatcaggctttcatggtcaaattgctgcaaagaaaccactactaaaggacaccaagaagaagaagaagatacttgcttgggccaagaaacaggagcaatggacattagacctgtggaaatctgtctgAGTCCAAACTGGAGTtgaactgcagagtgaaggaaaagaagccaacaagtgcacagcgcatgtcagaactccttcaatactgttgggaaagcattccaggtgaagctggttgagagaatgccaagagtgcaaagctgtcatcaaggcaaggggtggctactttgaagaatctaaaatatattttcatttaacGCTTTTTGGTCAcaaaatgattccatatgtgttatttcatagttgtgatgtgttcactattctacaatgtagaaaatagtcaaaataaacttttgactggtacttttgTTATTATATCAGCAAATTAAACGGTTCAACTCCTCAGGTAATGAAAGATCCAGTCACAAAGAGATCGAGGGGCTTTGGCTTTGTCACTTACAGCTCTGTGGATGAAGTTGATGCATCAATGGAGGCTCGTCCTCATAAGGTTGATGGCCGCCAAGTGGAGCCCAAGAGAGCGGTTTCCAGAGAGGTGAGCGGTGTCTGCTGTGACTACAAAACACAACCTCCCAGTTTCACATATTTTGATGTTGGGGTGCTGCTACGGTTTCTGAATATGAAGTGGAATTGTTTTTAATTATCTGTTTGTCTTTTGAAGTGATTTTAATATTTTGAATGTcatgttggacaggattcctcaaGGCCAGGTGCTCACACGACTGTGAAGAAGATCTTTGTGGGTGGCATCAAGGAGGACACAGAGGAGCATCACCTTAGGGACTACTTTGATCAATTTGGCAAGATCGAAGTCATCGACATCATGACTGATAGGACCAGCGGGAAGAAGAGGGGGTTTGCCTTTGTTACATTTGATGATCATGATGCAGTCGATAGGATTGTCAGTAAGTTCTCAAGTCAATACCATTGATACAGAAAAGCTGCTATTGTGTATTTAGATGTTTTACTTTTTTTCGTCAAGTAATTTACTGATCTGTTTTTAACAATCTCCTTTCTCCGCTTACAGTCCAGAAGTATCATACAGTGAATGGTCACAACTGTGAAGTGAGGAAGGCTTTGTCAAAGGAAGACATGAACCGGTCCGGTATGTATTGTAGCAGTTGATTCCCAACAACAACTGAAGCTTTAGATGTGATGTTGAGAAAGTGACTGACCTGTTTGTCTGAATTTCAGGGCCAAGAGGTGGAAACTTTGGTAGAGGTGGTGGATATGGAGGTATGAGCACTCTGGTTTTTATTTCCTTTTAAACCATATTCATCCTTGTTCCGTAGGGAATTAATTTACTAGTTGGTTGCCCAGGTGCAATGCAGGCTTCAAGTTATTCTCACATCTGTAACAATTTTTTTCCTAGGTGGTtttggtggagggagaggaggaggtggaggatatGGTGATAACGATGGATACAATAACTATGGAGGCAATGGTGAGTTCTTCTGTGTTTTTTCTAGATATTGTAAAATAAAATGTGGGCAATGTTTTCGGGAGGATTTGCCAGTTTGTCCAAAAGCTTAGCTTGTTTGACTTATTTCCTTAGGTGGCGGCTATGGTGGAGGTCCCGGCGGGTATGGTGGTGGCAACCGGGGCTATGGCGGAGGCGGCGGCGGTGGTGGTTATGGTAACCAGGGTGGCagctatggaggaggaggaggatacgaCAACTACAAcaatggaggtggtggtggtggtggtggtggaagctACAGAGGTGGTAGGTCAACCAAGCAATGGTGCGCTGCACATATAAATGGTGCCATCACTTAGTTTTGTATCGGGATAGCTGTGTGTGATGGATAGCTTGGAATTTAAAACTACTATCTGTGTCCTCTTGCAGGTAACTACGGAGCTAGTAGTGGTGGTGGGAGCAGCagtggaagtggtggtggtggtggtggtggtggagactACAATGACTTTGGCAATTACAACAGCCAGTCGTCCTCCAGCTACGGCCCAATGAAAGGAGGCAGCGGCTATAGTGGCGGCAGTGGAGGGGGCCGGAGCAGCAACCcatatggtggtggtggtggtggtgttggtggtggtggtaagtCCCATGTTACACTTCCCCTTGAAGTAAACAAGAACTGAGCCTAAGTCCCTGGATTTGTAAGGGAGGAAAATATAGGCGTTTTCCTAGTAGCTAGTCCCTTGAGTTGAGCACTTACGTAAGGCCTGGCCCATTCTGCAGGTGGTTACGGAGGAGGCTCCGGTGGTGGATATGGAGGGGGCTCCGGAGGGCGAAGGTTCTAGGTTCTGAGGTAAGCGCTGTACTGAAAAAATTGCACTGCACCTCTAGATTGGACTGTTAAATGTAGTTTTGGAGTCCGTACATTGGAGGAATTGAGATTGCCATTTCCACTATGTGGCTTCCTTGGCACAGCCTAATCCAAGATGCAGCATAGTTGTTTTTAGAAAACAAagcactccctttacatatggcCAGTAGGCCTAGGCTCGAGGGCAATCATATACCGTGATACATGTGCTGAAATTGATTGTCTGAGTTCTGTATGGGGGATCCAGCAGCAAACCTTTACTTTCACAGAATCTACCATCTATTGAGCCCCTTGGCATATATGGATTGGACTGAGTTTGAAACATCCCCCCCCAACTCCACACACAATCTGCCCTTCTTGTCTTTGCTATGCAGTGCAACGGGCTTGAATTGAAGGCTTGCTCCTGGCTTTTCTCCTCTTGACCCCACTCAAATGTAGCTGATAATGACGAAAGAAGGAAGGTGCAAAAGTTTAACAATGTTGTTCCGTATTGTCCAACAGGCTACAGTACttaggagaggagagccagagaggtgACAGGGAAAGGAAGCAGCAGGTTTACCCCCTAGATCTGCTCAGCCAAGCACAGTTGTGGCAGGTTTACATCTGCCACATGAAGAGAAATGTACAGTAGAAAAGGAAAAATcatgtggagagggagggaggggaatgggTGGGTCCTTTTCAAACCGTTCTTGTCAAATGCTTCCCAGCAGGATTATATGATTTTGTAGTTTTGCTGTTTTTGTCTTTGAAGTGTAAAGCATTCCACTAAGGTTTTATATAGGTATTTTGATTTTTCCCCGCACCTATAGGGTGTTTTTAAGATGTAACCGCCACCAAATCAAGATGAAATAAACCGCTTTtcagttttgtttttttacattgtgtATTTTGATTGATGGgttcctgttgattgtgttacatGAGATGAGTAGTCCTCAACAGATGAGTAGATGGTATGAAGTGTAATTGGAATATCCTCAGAGTACTTGCGTTATGTTCCATATTCAGTATCAAAGCATGTCATTGTTTAGAAAAGTGCATTTTTGTTTAGATAGTTTACCTCAATGCCTTTGGTGAAAATACCCTGCTTGCATACAGAGGTCAGAGGCCTTTGTGCTTCTGGGCCGCCGGGCCGGTTTCTCCCCTAAAGTTTAGCATTGTTGCCACTGGACAAAATAAAAGTTTTGCTTAATGGCTTTTCTGTTGGCTCATAGCTTCACAATCAATTGGAGTCTAGCTTACACACAGAACTTGAGACTAGCCTATCAATTGGAGGAGCCAGCTGAGAGGCTAGTCATTGGGAGGAACCAGCTAAGGGAGAGAAGTAGCAAGATCCCCGCGAGGAGCCAGTGAAGCAGGGGACAGCAGCAGTCTTTGAGTACAGATGGTTGCTCTTGTAAGACTAGCGAGAGGCAGCTCGAGAAAGGAAGGGGTATTTTATATACCATGCTGGTAGGTAAGAAGAGATTTTTGATCAACTCTTGTATTTTTAACACTCACCTTTTTGAAAATGTTAGCAGTCCATGTTAAGTCTCAGGGTAAATTCACTAACATGGGCTCCGTAGGCATTTTATTCCAGCAAAGGTATTTAATCTTAGAATAAGAGGGCTATAGATTTAGTGAATTAGTTAACTACCAGTGTTTTTGGTTGCCCAATTACCTGAATGATGCAAACCTTGACTGCTACTCAACTGCATTTGTGACAACATAAGTGGCCGGATATCCTCAACATTAATGACTAGATCTGGTTACACTAATGTTGGTAGTGCATGAAAATCTAGAATAAAGCCACTCAGTAGCACTAAAAATGTATGTACTTTCTCTAATATATCTCTCATTTTCAGGAATGTAAGATGTCTGCACTAGTGCACCTCTCATGCACCTTATCTTGCACCTCTACACCTGTACTGAGATGACCAGCGGTTGCAGGACCAATTATGACATGGGTATGCTGGATTTTTTTGCTTAAAAAAAAATTGAGATTCCTCACTTTCTCTGCTTTGTGCAGGCCAAATATCAGATTATTTCAAGATGAGGTGTGCATGCTTTGTGTGGTTTTAATTGCTTTAATGTTTGTCTTTCAGTGTCATTTTAAATGGACAGAAGGGACACTACAGGAATGCTGCTGGACAGTTTTAAAGTTTTGTACTAACTTGCAATAAAGTGTTTTGGTTTTTTAAGCATTTGTCTTTATTGTAAACACTTATGAGGCTCTGGTCTGTTTTTCCAAATGAAGTCTTGATTGTATGTTCTGTAGAGGCGGTTCATTCAGTATAGACAGCTGTATGTGGTGCAGAGGGAAATTTATTTTAGGTTTTTATCACCTATTTGCTGAATGTCAAATTCCTGTGTACGGAGTTTAACGGAAGTAGAGAAAGGAAGAGGTATGAAGTAGAGAAAGGAAGAGGTAGGAAGTAGAGAAAGGAAGAGGTAGGAAGTAGAGAAAGGAAGAGGTAGGAAGTAGAGAAAGGAAGAGGTAGGAAGTAGAGAAAGGAAGAGGTAGGAAGTAGAGAAAGGAAGAGGTAGGAAGTAGAGAAAGGAAGAGGTAGGAAGTAGAGAAAGGAAGAGGTAGGAAGTAGAGAAAGGAAGAGGTAGGAAGTAGAGAAAGGAAGAGGTAGGAAGTAGAGAAAGGAAGAGGTATGAAGTAGAGAAAGGAAGAGGTATGAAGTAGAGAAAGGAAGAGGTAGGAAGTAGAGAAAGGAAGAGGTAGGAAGTAGAGAAAGGAAGAGGTAGGAAGTAGAGAAAGGAAGAGGTAGGAAGTAGAGAAAGGAAGAGGTAGGAAGTAGAGAAAGGAAGAGGTAGGAAGTAGAGAAAGGAAGAGGTATGAAGTAGAGAAAGGAAGAGGTATGAAGTAGAGAAAGGAAGAGGTATGAAGTAGAGAAAGGAAGAGGTATGAAGTAGAGTAGTGGTAGCATTTTCAGACACAGAATGCATGAtgttttggggtggcagggtagcttagtggttagagcgttggactagtaaccggaaggttgtaagttcaaacccccgagctgacatggtacaaatatgtcaacaggcactgttcctaggctgtcattgaaaagtAAGTAAAAATCCTTTAAAGCACTACTTATGTAGGTTTTTAGGGTATCTGGAGTTGAAGAGAACCTCCCTGGgcatccctactgcctttgatctgtcagactcactaaacacacacacttaatttgtatatgatgttggagtgtgtccctggctatctgtaaatgcaTTTTAAAActaaattgtgccgtctggtttgcttaatataaggaatttcaacgtatttatacttttacttttgatacttaagtatattttagcaattacatttacttttgatacttttactcaagtagtattttactgggtgacttttacttgagtcattttctattaagatatctACTTTTACTCaaatgacaattgggtactttttccaacatTTTAAATTTTTCAgtgggtgctgcagcaccctcatcCTCCCGACTTCCTGCGGATAtgtacacaccatcatatattaTTTGACTCTGATAAAGAAATAGAAAATATTCCTGTAAAGGAATGTGTTAAATATTTAGGAATACATCTGTCAAAAAAACACTTAGTCAGACAACATTTGAATTTCTCTCCTAAAATTAAGAAAACCAAAAATATATTCAATAATTGGCTACAGAGAGATATTTCTATACTTGGGAGAGTACTTCTGTCCAAGACAGAGGGACTGTCTCGTTTTGTGTACCCCTCATTATCGTTATGTGCAAATCCTTCTACTTGTAAAAAGATCAATAAGATCTTTCTTGACTTCATCTGGAAAAATAAGTCTCACAAACTAAAGTCAGTCCTTTCTAACAAAAGAGCTGAAGGCGATCTAGAAGTGTTGGATTTTGTTGACATAAATAACCATTTCAAGTAAGGAATAAGTCATTGTTCTACCCCAGCTAGCATGAGTGGAATATTGACTTTGTTCTTGATGTTTTCGACAACAGGGGTAATATTCTCACATATGAACAATTTATAACATTGAAAGAGTTTCCAATACTATTCAGAGAGTTTATTTCTGTGATCAAAGCCGTTCCCAGTGGTCTAACTACACTAATGAAAACTCATCTTAGCTTTGGTAATGATCACAAAGTTGATCCAGAACTCAGATTGGAAGGCGTGGGTTTACTTGAGAAATCTTGTTGTAATAAATATATAAGACACATTCTTCATTCACAAATCCAACTTACACACTGGAAAAATTCATGGTTGAGGCCGTACAAATATTTTATACCAAACAAAGTCAAGGAAGTGCACTTCAAAATTTTACATAAGATATATCCAAATAATTCTATGATATCCAAAGTTGTGGCTATTGATGATATATGCGTTTTCTGTGAAAAAGGTGAGAATCTATCCCACTTGTTCTTTTAATGTAAATTTGTGTCAGAATTTTGGGGAAACCTTGCAAAATACTTATTTACCATTATGAACACTACCTATGTTTTTGACATGAAAGATATAATATGTTACTATCGCAATGAGAACAAAACCACTGAAATGACTGTGATTTTTAAAAATTCTTGTTGCAAAATACTTCCTACACAAACAAAAAATCCAAAATTATTTTTTTGGATTgaatttaaatattttattaaaacattaaCCCTATTGAACAATAACAAGAATAATATTTTCCTAaatcattataataatatattttcATAGTGATTACAATTGCACTagaattgttttttatttttattttttttttgttccAATATTTTCTCCTTAATTACCAGCGTTCTGTTTTGTATGATGTAAGAATGTAAATTGTTGATCTGCATTttgaataaataataataataaataaaataaataaataaaaacacaccatcatatatatatttatattctggactctggactcagagctagaaacacaagcatttcgctgcacctgcgataacatctgcaaaatatgcgaccaatagcatttgatttgatataacgATTCAGGAGTACGTCATCCATTAAATTATTATATCTTGTGTCGTCAAGACACTCTGTACAAAGGTGGCGACAAAGTCTGGGTAAAAGCTGAAACATTTTTacgtaattaatttcattatgcttttggccaaatttcatatacacaaatgtacatttacaaacagaaaaccacattttcgtaccctacaaaaataaattgaactgtattttaagacggttaaatgctctaccaacaaaaaagctgttagaattgtaagtatgtGTATGTCCCTGTGGTAATTGTgtaggtccttgtgtaattgtaatgtgatattgtaccccctagctctattgcccattgtttgtaatctatgtatgcttgtgttccctcatgtgctttatgtattgatttgttgttaataaaaaataaaaaaataatataatttaaaaaaaaagacaaaGTCTGGGTAAATGCCATTTGAGGACCTGATTTGACTGATGTGAAAGGCAACCAACGGTATGTCTTATCTGACCGCATTTCTGTGTTGCACCAATCACAGAGAGAGTTTTGTCCCTGAATCCACGTCATCTGGTAGTAAGACAAAATGGACGCACTCAGCCTGGTACTGTTAGCGCTCTCATAACATGCATTTCATGCTATTTATGTTAATATTTGTGATTTGAATGACACTATGATATTGATGTATCAGGGGTAGTTACCTCTGTTAGCCCAACAATGTAGAAGGACACAGTTTAACTAGCCAGTTCACAGAATTAGTAGCTAGCTAGCCGGCATGTTATGATTGTTGTCAGATTGCAACTGATCAGTCAGCGCTTGTCGTTCAATTTGTTTGGCATCATGTTCACTGAACAAAATACAACATTCTCTTCATCAGGAACCCACTCTGTACACCGTGAAGGCTGTGCTCATCCTGGACAATGACGGGGAAAGACTGTACGCCAAGGTAACTAGCTAATCAACAGCGACGAATGAACTACCAGCACCTGCCCCCACAGTAAATGTGCTTCAAATCAAAccttatttgtcacgtgccgaatacaacaaatgtagcccttacagtgaaatgcttaattacaagcaGGGGCACGGGTGTCAagttaatatgtacatgtaggtagagttagtaaagtgactatgcatagataatagagTAACAGCAGCGTAGAAGGGGGAGCAATGCAaacagtctgggtagccatttgattagctgatcaggagtcttatggcttgggggtagaagctgtttagaagcctcttggacctagacttggcactccagtactgcttgccgtgcggtagcagagagaacagtctatgactgggttgggtggggtctttgaccattttttgggccttcctctgacaccgcctggtatagaggccctggatggcaggaagcttggctcccggtgatatactgggctgtacgcactaccctctgtcgtgCCTTACGGCCGGAGGcggagcagttaccataccaatcaggatgctcttgatggtacagctgtaaaacattttgaggatctgagggcccatgccaaatctttttagtctcctgagggggaataggttttgttgtgccctcttcacgaatgccttggtgtgcttggaccatgttagtttgttggtgatgtggacgtcaaggaacttgaagctctcaacctgctccactacagccctgttgatgagaatgggggcgtgctcggtcttagttttcctgtagtccacaatcatctcatttgtcttgatcacgttgagggagaggttgttgtccttgcaccacacggtcaggtctctgacctcctccctataggctgtctcatcgttgtcggtgattgTGACCACTGTTGTgttatcagcaaacttaatgatggtgttggagtcgtgcctgactgtgcagtcatgaatgaacagggagtacaggaggggactgagcatgcacccctgaggggccctgtgttgagtatcagcgtggcggatgtgttgttacctacccttaccacctggaggcgAGGGAAAGCTTTGTAAGCGTCTCTGCTTCACAGCATGTCAATATTCATCCAGCTGCATGAGTAGATGCAAAGTAGCCAAAATAGTTTTGTAATTTTACATTCAGCTGACTACCTGGGTAACAAATTGCCTGTGTGCTCAAACTATGACTTATTTTGTGACACTGTCAGTGCTTGACCtggactgaaataggttctgGTACTAattttgggtgctggtactgttttatatttaggtgcaggagctcttCAAGCTCA from Oncorhynchus keta strain PuntledgeMale-10-30-2019 chromosome 10, Oket_V2, whole genome shotgun sequence includes the following:
- the LOC118388656 gene encoding heterogeneous nuclear ribonucleoprotein A1-like isoform X3, coding for MSKESPREPEQLRKLFIGGLSFETTDESLRTHFERWGSLTDCVVMKDPVTKRSRGFGFVTYSSVDEVDASMEARPHKVDGRQVEPKRAVSREDSSRPGAHTTVKKIFVGGIKEDTEEHHLRDYFDQFGKIEVIDIMTDRTSGKKRGFAFVTFDDHDAVDRIVIQKYHTVNGHNCEVRKALSKEDMNRSGPRGGNFGRGGGYGGGFGGGRGGGGGYGDNDGYNNYGGNGGGYGGGPGGYGGGNRGYGGGGGGGGYGNQGGSYGGGGGYDNYNNGGGGGGGGGSYRGGNYGASSGGGSSSGSGGGGGGGGDYNDFGNYNSQSSSSYGPMKGGSGYSGGSGGGRSSNPYGGGGGGVGGGYGGGSGGGYGGGSGGRRF
- the LOC118388656 gene encoding heterogeneous nuclear ribonucleoprotein A1-like isoform X2, translating into MSKESPREPEQLRKLFIGGLSFETTDESLRTHFERWGSLTDCVVMKDPVTKRSRGFGFVTYSSVDEVDASMEARPHKVDGRQVEPKRAVSREDSSRPGAHTTVKKIFVGGIKEDTEEHHLRDYFDQFGKIEVIDIMTDRTSGKKRGFAFVTFDDHDAVDRIVIQKYHTVNGHNCEVRKALSKEDMNRSGPRGGNFGRGGGYGGGFGGGRGGGGGYGDNDGYNNYGGNGGGYGGGPGGYGGGNRGYGGGGGGGGYGNQGGSYGGGGGYDNYNNGGGGGGGGGSYRGGNYGASSGGGSSSGSGGGGGGGGDYNDFGNYNSQSSSSYGPMKGGSGYSGGSGGGRSSNPYGGGGGGVGGGGYGGGSGGGYGGGSGGRRF
- the LOC118388656 gene encoding heterogeneous nuclear ribonucleoprotein A1-like isoform X1; translated protein: MSKESPREPEQLRKLFIGGLSFETTDESLRTHFERWGSLTDCVVMKDPVTKRSRGFGFVTYSSVDEVDASMEARPHKVDGRQVEPKRAVSREDSSRPGAHTTVKKIFVGGIKEDTEEHHLRDYFDQFGKIEVIDIMTDRTSGKKRGFAFVTFDDHDAVDRIVIQKYHTVNGHNCEVRKALSKEDMNRSGPRGGNFGRGGGYGGGFGGGRGGGGGYGDNDGYNNYGGNGGGYGGGPGGYGGGNRGYGGGGGGGGYGNQGGSYGGGGGYDNYNNGGGGGGGGGSYRGGNYGASSGGGSSSGSGGGGGGGGDYNDFGNYNSQSSSSYGPMKGGSGYSGGSGGGRSSNPYGGGGGGVGGGGGYGGGSGGGYGGGSGGRRF